In Bacillota bacterium, a single genomic region encodes these proteins:
- the thiT gene encoding energy-coupled thiamine transporter ThiT, protein MNNVNWLVVVEAAAALALLIALIRLTRPAQAAGQRRGTTQVVTEVGVTVALAAVLSLIRVFRMPQGGSVSLEMVPVFYVALRRGGATGILAGLVLGMVKLALGPYVVHPLQFLMDYPLAFAALGVSGFFSRAPLLGVLVGGAARFLMHVLSGVAFFASYAPEGSNVWVYSLTYNASYMVPEVALAMILMLLLGVGFARGRKRLRPGHARKV, encoded by the coding sequence ATGAATAACGTCAACTGGTTGGTGGTGGTCGAGGCCGCGGCTGCGCTCGCTCTGCTCATCGCCCTCATCAGGCTCACGAGACCCGCGCAGGCTGCCGGCCAACGCCGTGGGACAACCCAGGTCGTGACGGAAGTCGGAGTGACCGTCGCCCTCGCGGCAGTGCTGAGCCTGATCCGGGTCTTCAGGATGCCGCAAGGTGGGTCTGTCTCACTCGAAATGGTGCCAGTCTTCTACGTGGCCCTTAGGAGAGGGGGCGCGACGGGCATCCTTGCGGGCCTCGTCCTTGGCATGGTCAAACTCGCCCTCGGGCCATACGTGGTACATCCGCTCCAGTTCCTCATGGACTATCCGTTGGCATTCGCCGCACTCGGGGTCTCCGGGTTCTTCTCCCGAGCACCGCTACTGGGAGTGCTGGTGGGCGGGGCGGCCAGATTCCTCATGCACGTCTTGTCCGGCGTGGCGTTCTTCGCAAGCTACGCACCTGAGGGCTCCAACGTATGGGTGTACTCCCTGACATACAACGCCTCATACATGGTACCAGAGGTCGCTCTCGCGATGATCCTCATGCTCCTCTTGGGAGTCGGGTTCGCTCGCGGCCGAAAGCGCCTTCGGCCTGGTCACGCACGCAAGGTGTGA